Proteins encoded in a region of the Sugiyamaella lignohabitans strain CBS 10342 chromosome B, complete sequence genome:
- the PAN2 gene encoding Pan2p (Essential subunit of the Pan2p-Pan3p poly(A)-ribonuclease complex; complex acts to control poly(A) tail length and regulate the stoichiometry and activity of postreplication repair complexes; GO_component: GO:0031251 - PAN complex [Evidence IDA] [PMID 8816488]; GO_component: GO:0005737 - cytoplasm [Evidence IEA,IEA]; GO_component: GO:0005737 - cytoplasm [Evidence IDA] [PMID 14562095]; GO_function: GO:0004527 - exonuclease activity [Evidence IEA,IEA]; GO_function: GO:0016787 - hydrolase activity [Evidence IEA]; GO_function: GO:0004518 - nuclease activity [Evidence IEA]; GO_function: GO:0003676 - nucleic acid binding [Evidence IEA]; GO_function: GO:0004535 - poly(A)-specific ribonuclease activity [Evidence IEA]; GO_function: GO:0004535 - poly(A)-specific ribonuclease activity [Evidence IMP] [PMID 8550599]; GO_process: GO:0090503 - RNA phosphodiester bond hydrolysis, exonucleolytic [Evidence IEA]; GO_process: GO:0031124 - mRNA 3'-end processing [Evidence IMP,IPI] [PMID 8550599]; GO_process: GO:0006397 - mRNA processing [Evidence IEA]; GO_process: GO:0006397 - mRNA processing [Evidence IMP,IPI] [PMID 8550599]; GO_process: GO:0090305 - nucleic acid phosphodiester bond hydrolysis [Evidence IEA,IEA]; GO_process: GO:0006301 - postreplication repair [Evidence IGI,IPI] [PMID 11953437]) — MLSNVTKMKRDSQAIALGLASGSVDVVDPNSLQVVKTFNSHSGPISDLDCRQHIIMTCGTSLRKQGYVPDPLVNCYDLRAMKPLPPIPFPAGAAYIKIHPKMSTCCIIASQSGQLQFADSANPTSVFIHQAAITSPLTSLELSPSGDYLSLTDEEGYIHLWSNTVNPSASFSEFSAPLDFPTSQDPPLHFGVDDDVSLATVGMPYYKEELLSSWSNEDMVFKLGMPSPKIDRSILAGMKVVDYVGYGSYKKTREPRNMAQKYISLDSNRRSSITVPRFISEKERTGEIDDESAIFDDDVRDDDKRPNGKTNTQAPSSRKITKMYRRLEIKYSKFGVNDFDFDFYNKTQYAGLENQAANTYCNSILQLYRYSKYMYNFALKKLAVATTVERVSLLSELGFVFDMLHLAGGKHCCTANFVNALSSIPEAVALGLVFDDMVPNLDQPGLVLQKFKTFLMEQIVKNEKYQTLSVENQLQNVHSNPAALATLPSEFESSVAGIPVSTSIRCLSCGTDSIKKSTIYELDLQTEYGFRNNSSAGPGPNTANFDSLFFKALNSSLDKTNKVRGWCDVCRKYQQLVTTRSATKLPQVLNVNINIFPEADTSVSRQIWASPHWPPTEFFTDNHSRRLVANHRVGKDKYELLGCVVEISRPGHSDHHLVSVVKIDEAWYLFNDFLVKQIPEKDALDFSLAWKTPVLLVYQLANEMPKEFDYGSWKQTLDTSILYKDFFTAGNREEVRREYELLTLEEAPKPGTLVAIDAEFVMLQNEETEIRSDGTKSIVKPRSLSLARVSVVRGEGPKEGVAFIDDYIATTDTIVDYLTEFSGIEPGDLDPALSKRGLVSLHTAYKRLWLLLQLGVTFVGHGLSNDFRTINIQVPANQVIDTLDIYFVRARQRKLSLKFLAWYLLDENVQTGNHDSIEDARTALHLYKKHQQLLRDGTFDATLAKVYSEGHKYNFRPPANS, encoded by the coding sequence ATGCTGTCGAATGTTACGAAAATGAAACGAGATAGCCAAGCCATAGCACTTGGTTTAGCATCTGGCTCGGTGGATGTGGTGGATCCGAATAGTTTACAGGTTGTAAAGACGTTCAATTCACATTCTGGACCCATTAGCGATTTGGATTGTAGACAACATATTATTATGACATGTGGAACCAGTCTTCGAAAACAGGGATATGTTCCGGATCCACTGGTCAATTGTTATGATCTCAGGGCTATGAAACCATTACCCCCAATCCCATttcctgctggtgctgcttaTATAAAGATCCATCCTAAAATGTCGACTTGTTGTATCATCGCCTCTCAAAGTGGACAGTTGCAATTCGCTGATTCGGCTAATCCAACAAGTGTATTTATTCATCAAGCAGCCATCACATCTCCCTTGACCAGTTTAGAACTATCACCTTCGGGAGATTACCTGTCCTTGACCGACGAAGAAGGATATATCCATCTATGGAGCAACACTGTTAATCCCAGCGCATCATTTAGTGAATTCTCAGCCCCTCTCGACTTCCCGACTTCACAAGACCCTCCTCTACACTTTGGTGTAGATGACGATGTTTCACTTGCTACTGTCGGAATGCCATATtacaaagaagaactgctttcttcttggtcaAATGAAGATATGGTATTCAAGCTAGGTATGCCCTCGCCAAAAATCGATAGAAGCATTTTGGCGGGTATGAAAGTGGTAGATTATGTTGGCTACGGCAGTTATAAGAAAACACGAGAACCTCGAAACATGGCGCAAAAGTACATTTCACTCGATTCTAATAGACGGTCGTCAATCACAGTACCAAGATTTATTAGTGAAAAGGAACGGACCGGggaaattgatgatgaaagcgctatttttgatgatgacgtTAGAGATGACGACAAAAGACCAAATGGAAAGACAAATACTCAGGCACCGTCGAGTAGAAAAATAACTAAAATGTACCGTCGCTTGGAAATCAAGTACAGCAAGTTCGGTGTCAACGACTTTGATTTCGACTTTTACAACAAAACCCAATATGCTGGTTTAGAGAACCAAGCTGCTAATACGTACTGTAACTCAATTCTCCAACTGTATCGATATTCCAAGTATATGTACAACTTTGCGTTGAAAAAGCTGGCTGTTGCGACTACAGTAGAAAGAGTCAGTTTATTGAGTGAGCTAGGTTTCGTATTTGACATGCTTCACCTAGCTGGTGGTAAACACTGTTGTACAGCGAATTTCGTGAATGCACTTAGTTCGATTCCCGAGGCAGTTGCACTTGGTCTGGTGTTTGATGATATGGTACCTAATCTAGACCAACCAGGACTGGTTCTTCAGAAATTCAAGACCTTTTTAATGGAACAGATAGTGAAAAACGAAAAGTACCAGACTCTTTCTGTTGAGAATCAACTTCAGAATGTCCATAGTAatccagcagcactagCAACTCTGCCATCCGAATTTGAATCTTCGGTAGCCGGGATTCcagtatcaacatcaaTCAGATGTTTATCCTGTGGAACCGATTCCAttaaaaaatcaacaatttACGAACTAGACCTTCAAACTGAATACGGATTCCGCAACAATTCAAGTGCAGGACCAGGGCCCAACACAGCGAATTTCGactctctcttcttcaaagctCTAAACTCGTCTCTAGACAAGACAAACAAAGTCCGAGGATGGTGTGATGTGTGCagaaaatatcaacaacttGTAACTACCAGATCCGCCACGAAACTTCCTCAAGTACTCAATGTGAATATCAATATATTCCCCGAGGCAGACACGAGTGTATCGCGACAAATATGGGCCTCTCCTCATTGGCCACCTACCGAGTTCTTTACAGACAACCACTCACGAAGACTGGTAGCCAACCATAGAGTAGGAAAGGACAAGTACGAGTTGTTAGGTTGTGTTGTTGAGATTTCGCGACCCGGACACTCGGACCATCATCTGGTGTCGGTAGTGAAAATCGACGAGGCTtggtatttatttaatgacTTTTTGGTCAAACAGATTCCTGAAAAAGATGCTCTTGACTTTTCTCTTGCATGGAAAACTCCAGTTCTACTTGTATACCAGCTAGCTAACGAGATGCCAAAAGAGTTCGACTATGGTAGCTGGAAGCAGACTCTCGACACGTCGATCTTGTATAAAGACTTTTTCACTGCTGGTAACAGAGAAGAAGTACGACGCGAGTATGAACTGTTGACGTTGGAAGAAGCACCTAAACCCGGAACTCTAGTGGCTATTGATGCCGAGTTTGTGATGTTGCAAAACGAAGAAACAGAGATTCGCAGTGACGGTACCAAGTCGATTGTGAAGCCTCGGTCACTCTCCCTTGCACGAGTTTCTGTAGTAAGAGGAGAAGGGCCCAAAGAAGGTGTGGCATTCATAGACGATTATATCGCTACAACCGATACCATTGTCGACTATCTGACCGAGTTCTCAGGAATAGAACCCGGAGACCTAGATCCCGCCCTGTCCAAACGCGGACTTGTATCACTACATACCGCGTATAAACGGTTGTGGCTCCTTTTACAGCTCGGTGTGACATTTGTTGGCCACGGTCTTAGCAACGATTTCCGAACAATCAACATCCAGGTTCCCGCGAACCAAGTCATTGATACATTGGACATTTATTTTGTACGGGCGAGACAACGCAAACTGTCGCTGAAATTCCTGGCTTGGTACCTGCTCGACGAGAACGTCCAGACTGGTAACCACGACTCGATCGAGGACGCACGAACCGCTCTTCACTTGTACAAaaaacaccagcagctgctgagagACGGCACTTTTGATGCTACCCTCGCCAAAGTATACAGCGAGGGCCACAAGTACAATTTCCGACCGCCCGCCAACTCgtaa